A genomic region of Homalodisca vitripennis isolate AUS2020 chromosome 5, UT_GWSS_2.1, whole genome shotgun sequence contains the following coding sequences:
- the LOC124362912 gene encoding uncharacterized protein LOC124362912, with product MIIHYAYQLVTRSTWYQPLCKDMRLLSFTVLLLVGVLVVARPQDDAPVEDGTNLDTASEDILILPPEWPMNLTELAGAIQTDLAGAIEAAKNGTKVDPKCWWWFWWPGYYYNSYYWG from the exons ATGATAATACATTATGCATATCAGTTAGTTACTAGATCTACCTGGTACCAGCCACTGTGCAAAGATATGAGATTGCTCAGTTTCACTGTCCTTCTGTTAGTGG GTGTTCTGGTAGTGGCGAGACCTCAGGATGATGCACCAGTCGAGGATGGCACAAATTTGGATACAGCCTCAGAGGACATTCTGATATTACCACCAGAATGGCCAATGAACCTGACGGAGTTAGCAGGAGCTATACAGACGGACTTAGCAGGAGCTATAGAGGCAGCCAAGAATGGTACAAAAGTGGACCCCAAGTGTTGGTGGTGGTTTTGGTGGCCCGGGTACTACTACAACAGCTACTACTGGGGATGA